A window from Hyla sarda isolate aHylSar1 unplaced genomic scaffold, aHylSar1.hap1 scaffold_2752, whole genome shotgun sequence encodes these proteins:
- the LOC130325792 gene encoding histone H3, with amino-acid sequence MARTKQTARKSTGGKAPRKQLATKAARKSAPATGGVKKPHRYRPGTVALREIRRYQKSTELLIRKLPFQRLVREIAQDFKTDLRFQSSAVMALQEASEAYLVGLFEDTNLCAIHAKRVTIMPKDIQLARRIRGERA; translated from the coding sequence ATGGCCAGGACCAAGCAGACCGCTCGTAAATCCACCGGAGGGAAAGCTCCCCGCAAGCAGCTGGCTACCAAGGCCGCAAGGAAGAGCGCTCCCGCCACTGGTGGGGTGAAGAAGCCTCACCGCTACCGTCCAGGTACAGTGGCTCTCCGtgaaatccgccgctaccagaagTCCACTGAGCTGCTGATCCGGAAGCTCCCCTTCCAGCGCCTGGTGAGAGAGATCGCCCAGGACTTCAAGACCGATCTTCGCTTCCAGAGCTCGGCGGTCATGGCCCTGCAGGAGGCCAGCGAGGCTTACCTGGTGGGACTCTTTGAGGACACCAATCTGTGCGCCATCCACGCCAAGAGGGTCACCATCATGCCCAAAGACATCCAGC